One genomic segment of Candidatus Atribacteria bacterium includes these proteins:
- a CDS encoding cytidyltransferase, translating to MNNSLVNELYNKISKKILHAQILDDISLDKELVREYIEDPLFLKQLSSMVKKKDYSCQAVYLLTQPIFRDIDKKHQSSHYLYRVFQFALSKSFPDTVDLSLKDISDNCRNTFLLYLEFLRVISKFQKSCSDLTFQGKYSLDFLTSEEKTKLENPAEYKRFLKAFNNEYIYEMMKLSQEVLKFNTLDHICGVNWIALFIGRQLYNLGLPVDLGRISGAAVGHDIGKYGCKNVEVERTPYLHYYYTDMWFEKHNIPYIGHIAVNHSVWDLELENLPLESLILIYADFRVKNANNGQKEEMKIYNLKDSFQVILEKLDNVDEEKRKRYCRVYDKLKDFEDYMINLGVSVEVEGREITSSKQDRKLYYPLMHGQEIIQNIKFLSIEHNIDLMHELRDETSLNSLLELARSEKDWNNLQEYLQIFNEYSTYLTQKQKMITLRFCYEQLTHPEDEIRRRSAKLIGLLIATFDEDYRKEIPRDVSLKPPAITSVNLLERYLKYFLKPDHKKTALHQSRIINCTEDMISSLFSNYRNNYQVSNYRKSVLKHYKKDQYADEERQLCLIKTAKYISTCSDEKLMKALFDYIIKMLKKENHNLRLTALEVVHDLITKADKKLKFINKLKRIFVNNINASELPAENYLNMKIAELLKLDEDMVKRYTEFYQRDLAKIQHIFLSNLKTSTSGIIKKIQIELLFEYTLKSQQEEIYTALHFCNILKVSGIEDIRNLAGKALVNLMPSLSFQQRNDIAIELLRALEMEDYQFTKYIPYYLGQLILYLTPNELEELVDDLIDKIKQSDPKLSSLMLRTVGIAIANYPKYRERFSEEEKLFENRLSKMVGILLNGFVHYNLKVKQAAFRVIGKEIFGSKHISLEEKNHIFQLIAKKILTLLTPVTKEGLMFLINCTGLNYMYKFISDYNFFKGNIKLEVLGKIAFFPGAFDPFSLSHKEIVKAIEALGFEIFLAVDEFSWSKRTQPHLFRKKIINISIADELNVYLYPEDLPVNIANPEDLKALRENFPFSEVYFMVGSDVILNASAYQKSKRKNSIHTFSHIIFDRKSLQFAEKKEERIQEALKEIKGETIRLNLTPSYEEISSTQIRNNIDENREISRLIDPLAQKYIYENSLYQREPQYK from the coding sequence ATGAATAACTCCTTGGTTAACGAATTATATAATAAAATATCCAAAAAGATTTTGCATGCCCAAATATTAGATGACATTTCTTTAGATAAAGAGCTAGTTCGAGAATATATTGAAGATCCTCTATTTCTAAAACAATTATCATCTATGGTAAAAAAGAAAGATTATAGCTGTCAGGCAGTATATCTTTTAACTCAGCCTATCTTTAGAGATATAGATAAAAAACATCAATCATCTCATTATCTGTACCGGGTATTTCAATTTGCCCTCTCTAAATCTTTCCCTGATACAGTAGATTTGTCTCTTAAAGATATTTCCGATAATTGCCGAAATACTTTCTTGCTGTACCTGGAATTTTTGAGAGTCATTTCGAAGTTCCAAAAGTCTTGTAGCGATCTTACTTTTCAAGGAAAATATTCCTTAGATTTTTTAACTTCCGAAGAAAAAACTAAGTTGGAGAATCCTGCTGAATATAAAAGATTTCTAAAAGCATTTAATAACGAATATATCTATGAAATGATGAAATTAAGCCAGGAAGTTCTAAAATTTAATACTCTTGATCATATATGCGGGGTTAACTGGATTGCCTTATTTATCGGCAGACAATTATATAATTTAGGTCTCCCGGTGGATTTAGGGAGGATTTCTGGGGCAGCGGTAGGACATGATATTGGAAAGTATGGATGCAAGAATGTCGAGGTAGAAAGGACTCCTTATTTACACTATTACTATACTGATATGTGGTTTGAAAAACATAATATTCCTTATATCGGACACATTGCAGTTAATCATTCTGTTTGGGATTTGGAATTAGAAAATCTACCTTTGGAATCGCTCATTTTAATTTATGCTGATTTTCGGGTAAAAAACGCGAATAACGGTCAAAAAGAAGAGATGAAAATCTATAATCTAAAAGATTCTTTTCAGGTAATTTTAGAGAAACTGGATAATGTCGATGAGGAAAAAAGAAAAAGATATTGCCGGGTATATGATAAATTAAAAGACTTTGAAGATTATATGATAAATTTAGGGGTAAGCGTAGAGGTAGAAGGTAGAGAGATAACTTCATCCAAGCAAGATAGAAAATTGTATTATCCGCTCATGCATGGCCAGGAAATTATCCAAAATATCAAATTTCTTTCTATAGAACATAATATAGATTTAATGCACGAACTTCGAGATGAAACTTCTCTTAATTCACTTTTAGAATTAGCTCGAAGTGAAAAAGATTGGAATAATCTCCAGGAATATTTACAGATATTTAATGAATATTCCACCTACTTGACTCAAAAACAAAAAATGATTACCCTCAGATTTTGCTACGAACAATTAACTCATCCGGAAGATGAAATAAGAAGAAGAAGTGCAAAACTTATAGGCTTGTTGATTGCCACCTTTGACGAAGATTACCGCAAAGAGATTCCTCGGGATGTTTCACTAAAGCCTCCAGCCATTACCAGTGTTAATTTACTGGAAAGATATTTAAAATATTTTTTAAAACCAGACCATAAAAAGACTGCGCTTCATCAATCTCGAATTATTAATTGCACCGAAGATATGATTTCCTCTCTTTTTTCTAACTACCGTAATAATTATCAGGTAAGCAATTATAGAAAAAGTGTTTTAAAACACTATAAAAAAGACCAATATGCCGATGAAGAAAGACAGCTCTGTTTAATAAAAACCGCTAAATATATATCCACCTGCTCAGACGAAAAATTAATGAAAGCTTTATTTGATTATATTATAAAAATGTTAAAGAAAGAAAATCACAATCTTAGACTAACCGCTTTGGAAGTTGTACACGATTTAATAACTAAAGCTGATAAAAAATTAAAATTTATAAATAAATTAAAAAGAATATTTGTGAATAACATTAATGCCTCGGAGCTTCCCGCTGAAAATTATCTGAATATGAAAATTGCCGAATTGTTGAAACTGGATGAAGATATGGTAAAAAGATATACCGAATTTTACCAAAGAGATTTAGCAAAGATACAACATATATTTCTCAGTAATCTTAAAACTTCAACCAGCGGTATAATTAAAAAAATCCAAATAGAGCTGTTATTTGAATATACCTTAAAAAGCCAACAAGAAGAAATCTATACCGCTTTACATTTTTGCAATATTTTAAAAGTCAGCGGTATAGAAGATATTAGAAATTTAGCTGGTAAAGCTCTGGTAAATTTAATGCCTTCCTTATCTTTTCAACAGAGAAACGATATAGCCATTGAATTATTACGGGCTTTAGAAATGGAAGATTATCAATTTACCAAGTATATTCCCTACTATCTGGGTCAACTTATACTCTATCTTACACCGAACGAGCTTGAGGAACTTGTGGATGATCTAATTGATAAAATCAAACAATCAGATCCTAAATTAAGCTCACTAATGCTTAGGACTGTGGGTATCGCTATTGCTAATTATCCCAAGTACCGAGAAAGATTTTCAGAAGAAGAAAAATTATTCGAAAACAGGCTTAGCAAGATGGTAGGGATCCTTTTAAATGGTTTTGTACACTATAATTTAAAAGTTAAACAGGCTGCTTTTAGGGTTATAGGTAAGGAAATATTTGGCTCAAAACATATTAGCTTAGAAGAAAAAAATCATATATTTCAGCTTATTGCCAAAAAAATACTTACTCTATTAACTCCCGTAACCAAAGAAGGTCTGATGTTCTTAATTAATTGTACCGGACTCAATTATATGTATAAATTTATATCTGATTATAATTTTTTTAAAGGTAACATAAAACTTGAAGTTCTGGGAAAAATAGCTTTCTTCCCCGGAGCTTTTGATCCCTTTTCTTTAAGTCACAAGGAGATTGTTAAAGCTATAGAAGCGCTTGGATTTGAAATATTTTTAGCAGTTGATGAATTTTCCTGGTCTAAAAGGACTCAGCCGCACCTTTTTAGAAAGAAGATTATCAATATTTCCATTGCCGATGAACTTAATGTCTATTTATATCCTGAAGATTTACCGGTTAATATTGCTAATCCGGAAGATTTAAAGGCTTTACGTGAAAATTTCCCCTTTTCCGAGGTTTACTTTATGGTGGGCAGTGATGTTATATTGAACGCTTCTGCTTACCAAAAAAGTAAGAGGAAAAATTCCATACATACTTTTTCTCATATTATTTTTGATAGAAAGAGCCTGCAATTTGCAGAAAAGAAAGAAGAAAGGATTCAAGAAGCCCTTAAAGAAATAAAAGGAGAGACGATAAGACTTAATCTTACTCCCTCTTACGAAGAAATAAGTTCTACTCAAATCAGAAATAATATCGATGAAAATAGAGAAATTTCCAGACTTATCGACCCTTTGGCACAGAAATATATTTATGAAAACAGTTTATATCAAAGAGAACCACAGTATAAAAG